The following coding sequences are from one Elusimicrobium minutum Pei191 window:
- a CDS encoding AsmA family protein: MKKLLKIAAVLFLIAVIAVAGAAIALRQIFTPEKIKNIITTYAKTNYNREVSFDKLSFKLIGVELSNFAMSEAGTFKNGTFAKADSMVIKIALRPLFKKSIEVSTIGLDGFNSNIIKDEKGNFNFDDLIPAADVASSAQPKTPKEIEEQGLSFNVQVDKFFILNSAINYTDKKEKMTAQIKDVNVKINDFVLDGPFAVNSDFRLLYNAQDMAVDMPVSVNLMADLKNNNLDAAELTLKSLTASLNGITTNFQGTVKGFNNPIISVSGTVNNVNNKTLSSFVSDLPDFSLPAVKLASDIKLNLDKSNAEISKYSASLTKSTVNGSANVSFGGKDLVYNAKANLKLFVDELAAIAPELTKEYGLQGTVTGSLSASDPDKVTGKITLENVGAAYQNVVTVKDINGIIQILGMTNIKSETITGKINDAAFKTTLAFSEKKTNHYAVNFDFDLDSLTIKELPKTETSEAAKTSDAVPSPSAKSKKATGPYIDLKTNVKIGPVSVPHFNSKGASLTADLTSIEDTLTTLSGKTQFRVEQGEITDIKQFLASNKIINVMFISIGIVKKVFDVLKLDVFTSSNKKDAVPFELIEGDYSFNSGLMTINKTTLSSDLTTVKAEGTIDFKTDKLNMKVNAHLGKQGSSGFKPVAIKVGGTIDNPKATIDVLSTATSIVPGVATLGKNTVSGATNTAKDVVSGTVGTALKGIGGLLKKDTKEEEESK; this comes from the coding sequence TTTACGCCCGAAAAGATTAAAAATATTATTACAACCTACGCCAAAACAAACTATAACAGAGAGGTTTCTTTTGACAAACTTTCATTTAAATTAATAGGCGTGGAATTATCCAACTTCGCCATGTCCGAAGCGGGAACGTTTAAAAACGGTACTTTCGCTAAAGCGGACAGCATGGTAATAAAAATCGCTTTACGCCCGTTATTTAAAAAAAGCATTGAAGTAAGCACAATAGGGTTAGACGGCTTTAACTCCAATATAATAAAAGACGAAAAGGGCAATTTTAATTTTGACGACCTTATACCCGCGGCGGACGTCGCTTCCTCCGCACAACCCAAAACTCCTAAAGAAATAGAAGAGCAGGGGTTAAGCTTTAACGTACAGGTAGATAAGTTTTTTATTTTAAATTCCGCCATAAATTATACGGATAAAAAAGAAAAAATGACCGCCCAGATTAAAGACGTTAACGTAAAAATAAATGACTTTGTCCTAGACGGCCCTTTTGCGGTGAACTCTGATTTCAGGCTGCTTTACAATGCGCAGGATATGGCTGTTGACATGCCGGTATCTGTCAATCTTATGGCGGATCTTAAAAATAATAATTTAGACGCAGCCGAATTAACGCTTAAAAGCTTAACCGCCTCATTAAACGGCATTACAACAAACTTTCAAGGCACGGTAAAAGGTTTTAACAACCCCATTATCTCGGTAAGCGGCACAGTCAATAATGTTAACAATAAAACATTAAGTTCTTTTGTAAGCGATTTACCCGATTTCAGCCTGCCCGCTGTTAAATTAGCTTCCGACATCAAACTCAATCTAGATAAATCAAATGCTGAAATAAGCAAATATTCCGCCTCTTTAACAAAATCAACCGTAAACGGCAGTGCAAATGTTAGCTTTGGCGGAAAAGACTTGGTTTACAACGCGAAAGCCAACCTTAAACTGTTTGTTGATGAACTTGCCGCCATAGCGCCCGAACTTACAAAAGAATACGGTTTGCAAGGCACGGTAACAGGTTCCCTCTCGGCTTCCGATCCGGACAAAGTGACAGGCAAAATAACGCTGGAAAATGTTGGCGCCGCATACCAAAACGTAGTTACGGTTAAAGATATTAACGGCATAATACAAATACTTGGTATGACAAACATTAAATCAGAAACAATTACAGGTAAAATAAATGACGCCGCCTTTAAAACAACATTGGCGTTTTCCGAGAAGAAAACAAACCATTACGCCGTAAATTTTGATTTTGATTTAGACAGCCTTACAATAAAAGAACTGCCTAAAACAGAAACTTCTGAAGCGGCCAAAACAAGCGACGCTGTTCCTTCCCCTTCAGCAAAATCAAAAAAGGCCACAGGCCCTTATATTGACCTTAAAACCAATGTAAAAATCGGCCCTGTATCAGTGCCGCATTTTAACTCAAAAGGAGCGTCCTTAACAGCTGATTTAACCAGCATTGAGGATACCTTAACCACACTTAGCGGTAAAACCCAGTTTAGAGTGGAACAAGGCGAAATAACGGACATCAAACAATTTTTAGCCTCTAATAAAATAATTAACGTTATGTTTATTTCCATAGGCATAGTAAAAAAAGTGTTTGACGTTTTAAAGCTTGACGTTTTCACCTCGTCAAACAAAAAAGACGCCGTGCCTTTTGAATTAATTGAAGGCGACTACTCCTTTAACTCAGGCTTAATGACAATTAACAAAACAACCTTAAGCTCTGATCTTACAACCGTAAAAGCCGAAGGCACAATAGACTTTAAAACAGACAAACTTAACATGAAAGTAAACGCCCATTTGGGAAAACAAGGTTCAAGCGGCTTTAAACCCGTAGCCATAAAAGTAGGCGGAACCATTGATAACCCAAAAGCAACTATAGATGTGCTTTCAACGGCCACTTCAATAGTGCCGGGAGTAGCCACTTTGGGTAAAAACACCGTAAGCGGCGCCACAAATACCGCTAAAGACGTGGTAAGCGGCACTGTAGGCACAGCGCTTAAAGGCATTGGCGGGCTGCTTAAGAAAGACACAAAAGAAGAAGAAGAATCAAAATAA
- a CDS encoding HNH endonuclease, producing the protein MNYGDIISYLQMCTEEQISLQRGMYFRLNNKYSIFLMSVRTGAPYHDLFEENGRILIYEGHDIPKTKDLKKNPKELDQPQYTENGKLTQNGKFYKAAIDYKNNLNEPEVVKIYEKIKDGIWSYTGFFKLVDAWTQKSNKRSVFKFKLEIIDEPTNSKTLKKEIIHSRLIPTIVKRHVWERDKGQCVQCGNKTNLHFDHNIPFSKGGSSITAKNIQLLCAKCNLSKHDKII; encoded by the coding sequence ATGAATTACGGAGATATTATTTCTTATCTTCAAATGTGTACTGAAGAACAAATTTCTCTTCAGAGAGGAATGTATTTTCGCCTTAACAACAAATATTCTATTTTTCTTATGAGTGTTCGAACAGGAGCTCCTTATCATGACCTTTTTGAAGAAAATGGCAGAATTTTGATATATGAAGGGCATGATATTCCAAAAACAAAAGATTTAAAAAAGAATCCAAAAGAACTAGACCAACCTCAATACACAGAAAATGGAAAACTTACTCAGAATGGTAAATTTTATAAAGCTGCTATAGACTATAAAAACAACTTAAACGAACCAGAAGTAGTTAAGATTTATGAAAAAATAAAAGATGGGATATGGTCTTATACTGGTTTTTTCAAACTAGTTGATGCTTGGACGCAAAAATCAAATAAAAGAAGTGTTTTTAAGTTTAAACTTGAGATTATAGATGAGCCTACGAACTCCAAAACATTAAAAAAAGAAATTATCCATTCAAGACTTATCCCTACCATAGTAAAGCGACATGTTTGGGAAAGAGATAAAGGGCAATGTGTACAATGTGGAAATAAAACTAATTTACACTTTGACCATAATATACCATTCTCAAAAGGGGGCAGCTCTATAACAGCTAAAAACATTCAATTATTATGTGCAAAATGTAATTTGAGCAAGCATGATAAAATAATTTAG
- a CDS encoding PC4/YdbC family ssDNA-binding protein, producing the protein MVESSFMILQHIGSIVSDDGMEEVKFSIDAYRGYRYASIRKYLKSESYSGATRAGITMTPEIVKGVASVLEPLPDDASKLEDKEIGKFAKHPGMSVIVRVSSFKGARGLDLRQWQEDDIYTGWTKKGIRLPLNKMGEIKKLFKEMSVYFAQKPGNEK; encoded by the coding sequence ATGGTAGAAAGCAGCTTCATGATTCTTCAGCATATAGGTTCCATCGTTTCCGATGACGGGATGGAAGAAGTAAAATTCTCGATAGACGCATACAGAGGTTACAGGTATGCTTCTATAAGAAAATATTTGAAATCCGAGTCATACAGCGGCGCTACTAGAGCGGGTATTACAATGACGCCTGAAATTGTTAAAGGCGTGGCCTCTGTTCTTGAACCTTTACCGGACGACGCGTCCAAATTAGAAGATAAAGAAATAGGCAAATTTGCTAAACATCCCGGCATGAGCGTTATTGTCAGAGTAAGTTCCTTTAAAGGCGCCAGAGGCTTGGACTTAAGACAATGGCAGGAAGATGATATTTACACGGGCTGGACAAAAAAGGGTATTCGTCTTCCGTTAAATAAAATGGGCGAAATTAAAAAACTTTTTAAAGAAATGAGCGTTTATTTTGCCCAAAAACCCGGTAATGAAAAATAG
- a CDS encoding homoserine kinase: MALYVKLNKDEIEAFIADYNLKLIDFKGIIEGVQNTNYFLLTTSGKYILTVCEEEINPTDLPFFNSAMLYAALHGVPCPVPLKNKYGAFTGRLKNKPAGIVTFLEGKSVTDITFSHLENLGRFLGKLHIQTKDFKEERANPLCLDNVTELIRKNKKIDNISPNLSAEINKELNLVSEELKSFYNLPKGFVHADIFPDNMFFEGNNVSGIIDFYFCCSDYLAYDLAVTANAWCFDNKGFDYNEKKIKILLDSYQKIRPLEQAEKYAFNALLRRAALRFFATRAWDMKYPKPNAVVGVKDPMEYVAKLRAFKSAGDLFK; this comes from the coding sequence ATGGCCCTTTATGTAAAGTTAAATAAAGACGAAATAGAGGCTTTTATAGCGGACTATAACCTTAAGCTTATTGATTTTAAGGGTATTATAGAAGGCGTGCAAAACACAAATTATTTTTTGCTTACTACTTCCGGTAAATATATTCTTACCGTTTGTGAGGAAGAAATTAACCCCACCGACCTTCCTTTTTTTAATTCGGCTATGTTATACGCCGCTCTGCATGGCGTTCCGTGTCCGGTTCCTTTAAAAAACAAATATGGCGCCTTTACGGGTCGGCTTAAAAATAAACCGGCCGGAATAGTAACTTTTTTAGAAGGCAAATCCGTAACGGACATTACTTTTTCCCATCTTGAAAATCTGGGGCGTTTTTTAGGTAAGCTGCATATTCAAACTAAAGATTTTAAAGAAGAAAGGGCAAACCCGTTATGCTTGGATAATGTGACTGAGCTTATAAGGAAAAATAAAAAAATTGATAATATCTCGCCAAATCTTTCTGCCGAAATTAACAAAGAATTAAACCTTGTGTCTGAAGAGCTTAAAAGCTTTTATAATTTACCCAAAGGTTTTGTGCATGCGGATATTTTCCCCGACAATATGTTTTTTGAAGGAAATAATGTAAGCGGCATTATTGATTTTTATTTTTGCTGCAGCGATTACTTGGCATATGATTTGGCGGTTACCGCCAACGCCTGGTGTTTTGATAATAAAGGTTTTGATTATAACGAGAAAAAAATAAAAATTTTATTGGATTCTTACCAAAAAATACGCCCGCTTGAACAAGCAGAAAAATATGCTTTTAACGCGCTTTTGCGCCGCGCGGCCTTAAGGTTTTTTGCAACAAGAGCGTGGGATATGAAGTACCCCAAACCAAACGCCGTAGTAGGCGTAAAAGACCCTATGGAATATGTGGCTAAATTAAGGGCTTTTAAGTCGGCGGGGGATTTGTTTAAATAA
- the thrC gene encoding threonine synthase, with translation MKYIDTRGGNKTFNFEQVLLGGLTENGGLYVPETLPKFTKSEIESMRGLSYNGLAFKILRPFTEDCFTDAELKNIIELAYKNFSEGEIAPLKKLKDNILVLELFHGPTLAFKDFAMQILGQMFETVLKRNNAFITIAGATSGDTGSAAIAAFKNSERAKIFILHPHNKVSDAQRKQMTTVISPNVKNIAVEGSFDDCQNIVKGLFADAGFKEKYSLSAVNSINWARIAAQIVYYFYAALKADEKQEGVSFCVPTGNFGNIFAAYTAKQMGLNIKRLIIASNANDILTRFINSGVMEQKGVTHTLSPSMDIQISSNFERLLFDFCARDQKALNAFMARFKETGRYDVPPVMLSEIKKVFTAFKADDGATLEVIKSIYAQTGVILDPHSAVGVNAALQYNGSEPVITLATAHPAKFGAAVKKALNVEVEVPPSLKKFLEGKERFEVLPVSLEAVKLYMENNA, from the coding sequence ATGAAATATATTGATACAAGAGGCGGAAATAAAACTTTTAATTTTGAACAGGTTCTTTTAGGCGGGCTTACCGAAAACGGCGGGCTTTACGTGCCTGAAACGCTGCCTAAATTTACAAAAAGCGAAATTGAAAGTATGCGCGGGCTTTCTTATAACGGGCTTGCCTTTAAAATACTGCGCCCTTTTACGGAAGACTGTTTTACTGACGCGGAACTTAAAAATATTATTGAACTTGCTTATAAAAATTTTTCCGAAGGTGAAATTGCCCCTTTAAAAAAATTAAAAGATAATATTTTGGTTTTAGAGCTTTTTCACGGGCCTACTCTTGCTTTTAAAGATTTTGCCATGCAGATTTTAGGCCAAATGTTTGAAACTGTTTTAAAAAGGAATAACGCTTTTATAACAATAGCGGGCGCCACTTCGGGGGACACAGGCTCCGCCGCTATAGCTGCTTTTAAAAATTCCGAAAGAGCTAAAATTTTTATTCTCCATCCCCATAACAAAGTATCTGACGCGCAGCGCAAACAAATGACAACAGTTATTTCGCCAAACGTAAAAAATATAGCGGTGGAAGGTTCTTTTGACGACTGCCAAAATATAGTAAAAGGCCTTTTCGCCGATGCGGGCTTTAAGGAAAAATACAGTCTTTCCGCCGTAAATTCCATTAACTGGGCGCGCATAGCCGCGCAAATAGTTTATTATTTTTACGCCGCTTTAAAAGCTGATGAAAAACAAGAGGGCGTTTCTTTTTGTGTGCCTACGGGCAATTTCGGCAATATTTTTGCCGCTTATACCGCTAAACAAATGGGGCTTAATATTAAGCGCCTTATAATAGCTTCCAACGCTAATGACATTCTTACAAGGTTTATTAACAGCGGCGTTATGGAGCAAAAAGGGGTAACTCATACTCTAAGTCCTTCTATGGATATTCAAATTTCATCAAATTTTGAACGTTTGCTTTTTGATTTCTGCGCGCGTGACCAAAAGGCCCTAAACGCTTTTATGGCGCGTTTTAAAGAAACCGGCAGGTATGACGTGCCCCCTGTCATGCTTAGCGAAATTAAAAAGGTTTTTACCGCGTTTAAAGCTGATGACGGCGCAACCCTTGAGGTTATAAAAAGTATTTATGCGCAAACGGGCGTTATTTTAGACCCGCACAGCGCGGTAGGCGTTAACGCCGCTTTACAATATAACGGGTCTGAGCCTGTTATAACGCTTGCCACGGCGCACCCAGCAAAATTTGGCGCTGCGGTAAAAAAAGCCTTAAACGTTGAGGTTGAAGTGCCGCCTTCTTTAAAAAAGTTTTTAGAAGGGAAAGAAAGGTTTGAAGTTCTGCCCGTCTCTTTAGAAGCGGTAAAACTTTATATGGAGAATAACGCTTAA
- a CDS encoding homoserine dehydrogenase, whose translation MENYNIALLGCGTVGSGTAKIISEFSAALSERSGKKINISKIVDLRPMAAAKKAGVDISLFVNPKEELSKEEASAAIKEVLADKSIDLVVETIGGDGDYIKNIHESVLKAGKNLVTANKSLLAKTGKSLFETAKENNKSIGFEAAVCGAIPIIKGLTECFTGDDILSVYGIMNGTSNFILSNMSSRGISFEEALKEAQRLGYAEADPSLDINGGDAANKLKILIQMIYGVDARSITIGVNGIDVIKPVDVAFAKQINSVIKLICYAKREGNKLYAAVRPMMLHKDIFLADINGATNAVRLINKYSGENILVGQGAGMEETGSAIVSDIVKIARGDKQRSSIAWQECEIKPFEEHAMNFNIILKSKDMPGVTGAAAKAIGDENVNIFTIGPNFHEGEFAYFSIVTETATLNQINRAVAKMRELKPGAFEKDVKVFPIIK comes from the coding sequence ATGGAAAATTATAATATAGCTTTACTGGGCTGCGGAACGGTAGGTTCGGGCACGGCAAAAATAATATCGGAGTTTAGCGCCGCTCTGTCCGAACGAAGCGGCAAAAAAATAAATATTTCTAAAATAGTTGATTTGCGCCCTATGGCGGCCGCAAAAAAAGCGGGAGTTGATATTTCTCTTTTCGTTAACCCGAAAGAGGAGCTTAGTAAAGAGGAAGCCTCCGCCGCAATAAAAGAAGTTTTGGCTGATAAAAGCATTGACCTTGTTGTCGAAACCATTGGCGGCGACGGCGACTACATTAAAAATATACATGAAAGTGTTTTAAAAGCGGGTAAAAACCTTGTTACGGCAAATAAATCTCTCCTTGCTAAAACGGGTAAAAGTCTGTTTGAAACAGCTAAAGAAAATAATAAAAGCATAGGGTTTGAGGCCGCCGTTTGCGGCGCTATCCCTATAATAAAGGGTTTGACGGAATGTTTTACAGGGGATGATATTTTAAGCGTTTACGGCATAATGAATGGCACTAGCAATTTTATTTTATCTAACATGTCATCAAGGGGAATATCTTTTGAAGAAGCCTTAAAAGAAGCCCAGCGGCTAGGTTACGCGGAGGCCGACCCAAGCCTTGATATTAACGGCGGTGACGCTGCCAACAAACTTAAAATTCTTATTCAAATGATTTACGGTGTTGACGCCCGCAGCATTACTATCGGAGTAAACGGTATTGACGTTATTAAACCTGTTGACGTTGCTTTCGCAAAGCAGATAAACAGCGTTATAAAACTTATTTGTTACGCTAAAAGAGAGGGTAATAAGCTTTACGCCGCAGTGCGTCCGATGATGTTGCATAAAGATATTTTCCTTGCCGATATTAACGGGGCCACAAACGCCGTGCGTTTAATTAATAAATATTCGGGCGAAAATATTTTAGTAGGCCAGGGCGCCGGCATGGAAGAGACCGGCAGCGCGATAGTTTCCGACATAGTTAAAATAGCGCGCGGGGATAAACAACGCAGTTCCATAGCCTGGCAGGAATGCGAAATAAAACCTTTTGAGGAACACGCCATGAACTTTAATATTATTCTTAAATCTAAAGATATGCCGGGTGTTACAGGCGCGGCGGCAAAAGCTATCGGTGATGAAAACGTTAATATCTTTACCATAGGCCCTAATTTTCACGAGGGGGAATTTGCTTATTTTTCCATAGTGACGGAAACGGCCACCTTAAACCAAATTAACAGGGCCGTAGCTAAAATGCGCGAGCTTAAACCCGGCGCTTTTGAGAAAGACGTTAAAGTTTTTCCTATAATAAAATAA
- the rfbB gene encoding dTDP-glucose 4,6-dehydratase: protein MAQKNILVTGGAGFIGSNFIPYFAAAYPDYNVINLDKLTYAGDLSNLSEVANAENYTFVEGDICDRALIEDLFKKHDIKGVIHFAAESHVDNSITGPLPFIKTNIEGTFTLLDAAKNYWMEAPFKYKKGYEGCRFHHISTDEVYGTLGETGLFEETTPYAPNSPYSASKASSDFIVRAYHHTYGLDVTTSNCSNNYGPKQHKEKLIPTIIRKALAGQSIPIYGDGKNVRDWLYVLDHCKGIDLVFHKGKAGETYNIGGRNERTNLEIVDIICAVLDQKKPLNGKSYKSLITFVKDRPGHDKRYAIDATKFETELGWKADETFDTGIIKTINWYLERI, encoded by the coding sequence ATGGCGCAAAAAAATATTTTAGTAACAGGCGGAGCGGGTTTTATAGGCAGTAATTTTATTCCTTATTTTGCGGCTGCCTACCCTGATTATAATGTTATAAACCTTGATAAACTTACCTACGCGGGCGATTTATCTAATTTAAGCGAAGTCGCGAACGCCGAAAATTACACTTTTGTCGAAGGCGATATTTGCGACCGCGCGCTTATTGAAGACCTATTTAAAAAGCATGATATAAAAGGCGTTATACATTTCGCGGCAGAATCGCATGTTGATAATTCCATAACAGGCCCTCTGCCGTTTATAAAAACAAATATTGAAGGCACATTCACCTTGCTTGACGCGGCTAAAAATTATTGGATGGAAGCTCCTTTTAAATATAAAAAAGGCTATGAGGGCTGCCGTTTTCACCATATTTCAACCGACGAAGTTTACGGCACGCTTGGCGAAACGGGTTTGTTTGAAGAAACTACCCCCTACGCTCCCAACTCACCTTATTCGGCTTCAAAAGCTTCAAGCGATTTTATTGTGCGCGCCTATCACCATACTTACGGGTTAGACGTTACAACAAGCAACTGTTCAAATAATTACGGCCCTAAACAACATAAAGAAAAGCTTATCCCCACAATTATACGCAAAGCTTTAGCCGGGCAGTCAATTCCCATATACGGCGACGGCAAAAATGTGCGCGACTGGCTTTACGTGCTTGACCATTGTAAAGGCATTGACCTTGTTTTTCACAAAGGCAAAGCGGGGGAAACATATAATATAGGCGGACGAAATGAACGTACCAACTTAGAAATTGTTGACATTATCTGCGCTGTTCTTGACCAAAAGAAGCCTCTTAACGGCAAAAGCTATAAAAGCCTTATAACTTTTGTTAAAGACCGCCCGGGGCATGATAAGCGTTACGCTATAGACGCCACAAAATTTGAAACAGAGCTTGGTTGGAAGGCCGACGAAACCTTTGATACCGGTATAATAAAAACCATAAACTGGTATTTGGAGAGAATATAA
- a CDS encoding GNAT family N-acetyltransferase: protein MLNNKNISLRAFEESDAETVRAWRFAPQNYDYFYEFVMPNKIQNDAWFQNTLKKTSEINFIIETKDAKPIGMIALIDIDNRSQKCEMGRVLIGEEDYRSKGLGREIIKTILDYAFNHLNMHKVYCEVFADNAAALGLYKKCGFEEDGYFKQHVYKNGEFKDIVHLSIFKN from the coding sequence ATGCTAAATAATAAAAATATTTCGCTAAGGGCTTTTGAAGAAAGCGATGCGGAAACCGTACGCGCGTGGCGTTTTGCTCCGCAAAATTATGATTATTTTTATGAATTTGTTATGCCAAACAAAATCCAAAATGACGCGTGGTTCCAAAACACTTTAAAAAAAACAAGCGAAATAAATTTTATTATTGAAACTAAGGATGCTAAACCCATAGGAATGATAGCTTTAATTGATATAGACAACCGCAGCCAAAAGTGTGAGATGGGGCGCGTCCTTATCGGTGAAGAGGACTACCGTTCCAAAGGTTTAGGGCGTGAAATTATTAAAACTATTCTTGACTACGCTTTTAACCACCTTAATATGCATAAGGTCTATTGCGAAGTTTTTGCAGACAATGCCGCAGCTTTAGGGCTTTATAAAAAATGCGGTTTTGAAGAAGACGGTTACTTTAAACAACATGTTTATAAAAACGGTGAATTTAAAGATATAGTGCATTTGTCGATTTTCAAAAATTAA
- a CDS encoding DegT/DnrJ/EryC1/StrS family aminotransferase, whose translation MAQKNIPLFIPTFRTEECLEQIRECLDKGWTGLGFKTVELEEKWKEYTKLPHAHFLASATAGLDLAFNILKEENNWQDGDEVITTPMTFVSSNHAILYNRLKPVFADVDEYLCLDPKSVVERITPKTKAVLFVGIGGNAGRYAEVEKICKEKGLALVLDAAHMAGTKLNGDVPGRGADAVVYSYQAVKNMPTGDSGMICFKEAKFDEIVRKKSWLGINKDTFARTAGKGAYKWKYDVEYVGFKDHGNSIMAGIGLVSLKYLDQDNNYRRQIAAWYDEEFKNSGVKTVPVAPGCESSRHLYQILIGNRDELLAALNENGVYPGVHYRDNTEYRMYAYAKGTCPNSHYVSEHTLSLPMHMKLTREDVKYVADTVKKYAK comes from the coding sequence ATGGCGCAAAAAAATATTCCGTTGTTTATACCTACTTTTAGGACGGAAGAATGTTTGGAACAGATAAGAGAATGTTTGGATAAAGGCTGGACTGGCCTTGGTTTTAAAACAGTTGAGTTGGAAGAAAAGTGGAAAGAATACACAAAACTGCCCCACGCCCATTTTTTAGCGTCAGCAACGGCGGGGCTTGACCTTGCTTTTAATATTTTAAAAGAGGAAAATAACTGGCAAGACGGCGATGAAGTTATTACAACACCAATGACATTCGTTTCCAGCAACCACGCTATTTTATATAACAGGTTAAAACCCGTTTTTGCCGATGTGGACGAATATTTATGTTTAGACCCTAAATCCGTAGTCGAAAGAATTACGCCAAAAACAAAAGCTGTTTTATTTGTTGGTATCGGCGGCAACGCGGGCCGTTACGCTGAAGTTGAAAAGATTTGTAAAGAAAAAGGCCTTGCCTTAGTGCTTGACGCGGCCCATATGGCTGGTACAAAACTTAACGGCGACGTTCCCGGCCGCGGCGCGGACGCTGTTGTTTATTCATACCAGGCTGTTAAAAACATGCCCACGGGCGACAGCGGTATGATTTGTTTTAAAGAAGCCAAATTTGACGAAATTGTGCGCAAAAAATCCTGGTTGGGGATAAATAAAGATACTTTCGCGAGAACGGCGGGTAAAGGCGCTTATAAATGGAAATATGATGTTGAGTATGTTGGTTTTAAAGACCACGGCAACTCCATTATGGCGGGGATAGGGCTTGTTTCTTTAAAATATCTTGACCAGGACAACAATTACCGCAGGCAGATTGCCGCTTGGTATGATGAGGAATTTAAAAACAGCGGAGTAAAAACGGTTCCCGTCGCCCCGGGGTGTGAGTCTTCCAGGCATTTATACCAGATTTTAATTGGAAATCGGGACGAGCTTTTAGCCGCTTTAAATGAAAACGGCGTATACCCCGGCGTGCATTACAGGGATAATACCGAGTACCGTATGTACGCTTATGCAAAAGGCACATGCCCTAATTCACATTATGTTTCCGAGCATACATTATCTTTGCCTATGCACATGAAACTTACCCGTGAAGATGTTAAATATGTAGCGGATACGGTTAAAAAATATGCTAAATAA